The following are from one region of the Hymenobacter radiodurans genome:
- the rplU gene encoding 50S ribosomal protein L21, producing MYAIVNIAGKQTKVEAEKFVYTHKLAGNVGDVVELGNVLLTDNNGSLTIGAPFLDVKVKGTILAQVKGDKVLVFKKKRRKGYKKLNGHRQDYTKVMVNSIG from the coding sequence ATGTACGCAATCGTCAACATAGCTGGCAAGCAGACCAAGGTCGAAGCCGAGAAATTTGTTTATACCCACAAACTAGCCGGCAACGTCGGAGACGTAGTTGAGCTGGGCAACGTGCTCCTGACCGACAATAACGGTTCGCTCACTATCGGCGCTCCGTTCCTGGACGTGAAAGTGAAGGGTACCATCTTGGCCCAAGTAAAAGGTGACAAGGTATTGGTGTTCAAGAAGAAGCGTCGTAAGGGCTACAAGAAGCTCAACGGCCACCGTCAGGACTACACCAAAGTAATGGTCAACAGCATCGGGTAA
- the hemW gene encoding radical SAM family heme chaperone HemW, whose translation MPGLYLHIPFCKQACHYCDFHFSTSMALKGRLVDALVREVELRRDYLGSQATLDTIYFGGGTPSLLTAAELDTLFDAIQRHFNIAPQAEITLEANPDDLTADKLRKLAASPINRLSIGLQSFHEPHLRLMNRAHSAVESARCVRLAQDAGFENISVDLIYGVPAPDHRIWEQDMAAAFALDVPHLSCYALTIEPDTVFGRRLRKGQFIPPADDFVARQFEMLLAQITAHGYEQYEISNFCLPGRESRHNSNYWRGVPYLGLGPSAHSFNGTSREFAVANNTRYVTSLLEQNEVPTTREILSPTDRANEYLMTSLRTARGCDLVRLRQEFGVDLRAQRTEYLRDLEQNQWATLHDEVLILTDQGKLLADHITLELFQAAG comes from the coding sequence ATGCCTGGCCTTTACCTCCACATCCCTTTCTGCAAACAAGCCTGCCATTACTGCGACTTCCATTTCAGTACTTCTATGGCACTGAAAGGCAGGCTAGTAGACGCGCTGGTGCGAGAAGTAGAGTTGCGCCGCGACTACCTAGGTTCTCAAGCCACGCTCGACACCATTTATTTTGGTGGGGGTACGCCCTCCTTGCTGACTGCAGCAGAATTAGACACTTTGTTTGACGCTATTCAGCGCCATTTCAACATTGCCCCCCAGGCGGAAATCACCCTCGAAGCCAACCCCGACGACCTTACTGCTGATAAGCTTCGGAAGCTAGCTGCGTCGCCTATCAATCGTCTGAGTATTGGTCTGCAAAGCTTCCACGAGCCGCACCTGCGCCTTATGAACCGGGCTCACTCCGCTGTAGAGTCGGCGCGGTGCGTGCGGCTGGCCCAGGATGCCGGCTTTGAGAACATCTCGGTGGACTTAATTTATGGGGTGCCCGCTCCTGACCACCGTATTTGGGAACAGGATATGGCGGCGGCTTTTGCGCTAGACGTACCTCACCTTTCGTGTTATGCGCTTACTATTGAGCCGGATACGGTGTTTGGGCGGCGCCTGCGCAAAGGGCAGTTCATACCGCCAGCTGATGACTTCGTAGCCCGACAGTTTGAAATGCTGTTGGCCCAAATAACCGCGCACGGTTACGAGCAGTACGAGATTTCCAACTTTTGCCTCCCCGGCCGCGAGTCACGCCACAATTCAAACTACTGGCGCGGGGTGCCTTATTTGGGCTTAGGTCCGAGCGCCCATTCTTTTAATGGCACGAGTCGAGAATTTGCGGTAGCGAATAACACGCGCTACGTCACGAGCCTGCTGGAACAGAATGAGGTGCCCACTACCCGCGAAATCCTCTCGCCCACCGACCGCGCCAATGAATACCTGATGACCAGCTTACGCACGGCCCGAGGCTGCGACTTAGTGCGTCTGCGCCAGGAATTTGGGGTAGACTTACGCGCCCAACGCACTGAGTACTTGCGGGATTTGGAGCAAAATCAGTGGGCCACGCTGCACGATGAGGTGTTAATTCTTACGGATCAGGGAAAACTGCTGGCTGACCACATCACCCTAGAATTATTTCAGGCCGCTGGCTAA
- a CDS encoding ribonucleoside-diphosphate reductase subunit alpha has product MLVIKRDGRRESVKFDKVTARIEKLCYGLNMVYVSPIEVAKKVIDGIYDGVTTIELDNLAAETAASLTTKHPDYAILAARIAVSNLHKVTSKSFSSTMKRLYTYEDPKTGENASLIAKDVWEVIHKHAATLDSAILYDRDYSYDYFGFKTLERSYLLRVDGKVVERPQHMLMRVAIGIHKDDIDSAIETYELMSERWFTHATPTLFNAGSPKPQLSSCFLLTMKDDSITGIYDTLKNCAQISQSAGGIGLSIHNVRATGSYIKGTNGTSNGIIPMLKVFNDTARYVDQGGGKRKGAFAIYIEPWHADIFDFLDLKKNHGKEENRARDLFYALWTPDLFMKRVEENGDWTLMCPNECPGLGDTWGEDFERLYRKYEKEGRGRKTIKAQELWFAILESQTETGTPYMLFKDAANRKSNQQNLGTIKSSNLCTEIMEYTDENEIAVCNLASLALPRFVKEGEQKGQLVFDHQKLYDVTYHATKNLNKVIDINYYPVPEAERSNRRHRPIGLGVQGLADTFIALRMPFESDEATGLNKDIFETIYFAACTASMDLAKKNGPYETFAGSPMSQGKFQFDLWNVTPDSGRWDWETLRAQVIEHGMRNSLLVAPMPTASTAQILGNNESFEPYTSNIYVRRVLSGEFMVVNKHLLKDLIKLGIWNEQMKNEIIAANGSVQNIARIPQHIKDLYKTVWEISQRRIIDMSADRGAFICQSQSLNLHVMNVNFGKLTSMHFHSWKKGLKTGMYYLRTKAAADAIKFTVQKQAAETLEPLNVAAQNASDMACSLDNPDACEACGS; this is encoded by the coding sequence ATGCTGGTAATTAAACGCGACGGCCGGCGCGAATCCGTGAAATTTGACAAAGTCACGGCGCGCATCGAGAAGCTCTGCTACGGGCTCAACATGGTGTATGTCTCGCCAATAGAAGTGGCCAAAAAGGTCATTGACGGGATTTATGACGGCGTAACGACGATTGAGCTTGACAACCTGGCGGCCGAAACTGCGGCTTCGCTCACCACCAAGCACCCCGACTATGCTATTCTAGCGGCCCGCATTGCCGTGAGCAACCTGCATAAGGTGACCTCGAAGTCGTTCAGCAGCACCATGAAGCGACTGTACACCTACGAGGACCCCAAGACGGGCGAAAACGCTTCGCTCATTGCCAAAGACGTGTGGGAAGTTATCCACAAGCACGCGGCTACCCTCGACTCGGCTATCCTGTATGACCGCGACTACAGCTACGACTACTTCGGGTTCAAAACATTAGAGCGCTCCTACCTGCTGCGCGTGGATGGCAAAGTGGTAGAGCGGCCCCAGCACATGCTCATGCGCGTGGCCATCGGTATTCATAAGGACGATATCGACTCGGCCATTGAAACCTATGAGTTGATGTCGGAGCGTTGGTTTACCCACGCGACGCCTACCCTCTTCAACGCGGGCTCTCCGAAGCCCCAGTTGTCGTCGTGCTTCCTGCTCACCATGAAGGACGACTCCATCACGGGCATCTATGATACGCTGAAAAACTGCGCTCAGATTTCGCAGTCGGCGGGTGGTATTGGCCTCAGCATTCATAACGTGCGGGCTACGGGCTCTTATATCAAGGGCACCAACGGCACCTCCAACGGCATCATCCCGATGCTGAAGGTGTTCAACGACACGGCCCGCTACGTGGACCAAGGCGGCGGCAAGCGCAAAGGCGCCTTCGCTATCTACATCGAGCCCTGGCACGCCGATATTTTCGACTTCCTGGATTTGAAGAAAAACCACGGCAAGGAAGAAAACCGCGCCCGCGACCTGTTCTACGCTCTCTGGACGCCCGACTTGTTCATGAAGCGCGTGGAAGAAAACGGCGACTGGACCCTGATGTGCCCCAACGAGTGCCCCGGCCTGGGCGACACCTGGGGCGAGGACTTCGAGCGCTTGTACCGCAAGTACGAGAAGGAAGGCCGCGGCCGCAAGACAATCAAGGCGCAGGAGCTGTGGTTTGCCATTCTGGAAAGCCAGACCGAGACCGGCACGCCTTACATGCTGTTCAAGGACGCGGCCAACCGCAAGTCGAACCAGCAGAACCTGGGCACCATCAAGTCGTCGAACCTGTGCACCGAGATTATGGAGTACACCGACGAGAACGAAATTGCGGTCTGCAACCTGGCTTCGCTGGCCTTGCCGCGCTTCGTGAAGGAAGGCGAGCAGAAGGGCCAGCTGGTGTTCGACCACCAGAAGCTCTACGATGTAACCTACCACGCTACCAAGAACCTGAACAAGGTTATTGATATCAACTATTACCCCGTGCCCGAGGCCGAGCGCTCCAACCGCCGCCACCGCCCCATCGGGCTGGGCGTACAGGGCCTCGCCGACACGTTTATTGCCCTGCGGATGCCGTTCGAGAGCGACGAAGCTACGGGCCTGAACAAGGACATCTTCGAGACCATCTACTTCGCGGCCTGCACGGCTTCCATGGATTTGGCCAAGAAAAATGGCCCCTACGAGACCTTCGCCGGCTCGCCCATGAGCCAGGGCAAGTTTCAGTTCGACCTCTGGAACGTGACGCCCGACTCGGGCCGCTGGGATTGGGAAACGCTGCGCGCTCAGGTAATAGAGCACGGCATGCGCAACTCCCTGCTGGTGGCGCCCATGCCCACGGCCAGCACCGCCCAGATTCTCGGCAACAACGAGTCGTTTGAGCCTTACACCTCCAACATCTACGTGCGGCGCGTGCTGAGCGGGGAGTTTATGGTGGTAAACAAGCACTTGCTCAAGGACCTCATCAAGCTCGGCATCTGGAACGAGCAGATGAAGAACGAAATCATTGCCGCCAACGGCTCGGTGCAGAACATCGCCCGCATCCCGCAGCACATCAAAGACCTCTATAAGACGGTGTGGGAAATCTCCCAGCGCCGCATTATCGATATGTCGGCCGACCGGGGGGCATTTATTTGCCAGAGCCAGAGCCTGAACCTGCACGTGATGAACGTGAACTTCGGCAAGCTCACCAGCATGCACTTCCACAGCTGGAAGAAGGGCCTCAAAACCGGCATGTACTACCTGCGCACCAAAGCCGCCGCCGACGCCATCA
- a CDS encoding ribonucleoside-diphosphate reductase small subunit — MEPLLVENPNRFVLFPIQNDDVWQFYKKAEASFWTAEEIDLSQDQKDWENLNDNEKHFISHVLAFFAASDGIVNENLAVNFMQEVQMPEARCFYGFQIMMENIHSETYSLLIDTYIKDPKEKDRLFNALETVPCVKKKGEWALKWINSEDFAERIIAFAAVEGIFFSGSFCSIFWLKKRGLMPGLTFSNELISRDEGLHCDFACLLYGYLQNKLSEERVHSIIRDAVTIEQEFVTDALPVNLIGMNAKNMAQYIEFVADRLLVSLGYSKIYNASNPFDFMEMISLQGKTNFFEKRVAEYQKAGVMSERTENAFSLDEDF, encoded by the coding sequence ATGGAACCACTGCTCGTTGAGAACCCCAACCGCTTTGTGCTATTCCCCATCCAGAACGACGATGTCTGGCAATTCTATAAGAAGGCCGAGGCTTCCTTCTGGACCGCCGAGGAAATAGACCTCTCCCAAGACCAGAAAGACTGGGAAAACCTCAACGATAACGAGAAGCACTTCATCTCCCACGTGCTAGCATTTTTCGCGGCCTCCGATGGCATCGTGAACGAGAACCTGGCCGTGAACTTCATGCAAGAAGTGCAGATGCCCGAAGCGCGCTGCTTCTACGGCTTCCAGATCATGATGGAAAACATTCACAGCGAGACTTATTCGCTGCTGATTGACACCTACATCAAAGACCCCAAGGAGAAAGACCGCCTCTTCAACGCCCTGGAAACCGTACCCTGCGTGAAGAAGAAAGGCGAGTGGGCCCTGAAGTGGATCAACTCCGAGGACTTTGCTGAGCGCATTATCGCCTTTGCAGCCGTGGAGGGCATTTTCTTCTCTGGCTCGTTCTGCTCAATCTTCTGGCTGAAGAAGCGTGGCTTGATGCCTGGACTTACCTTCTCCAACGAGCTAATCTCCCGCGACGAAGGGCTGCACTGCGACTTCGCTTGCTTGCTCTACGGCTACCTCCAAAACAAGCTCTCGGAAGAGCGTGTGCACAGCATCATCCGCGACGCGGTAACCATCGAACAGGAGTTCGTAACGGATGCGCTGCCTGTGAACCTCATTGGAATGAACGCCAAGAACATGGCGCAGTACATCGAGTTCGTGGCTGACCGCCTGCTTGTGTCGCTGGGTTATAGCAAGATCTACAATGCTTCTAACCCCTTTGATTTCATGGAAATGATTTCGCTTCAGGGTAAAACCAACTTCTTCGAGAAGCGCGTGGCCGAGTATCAAAAGGCTGGCGTGATGAGCGAGCGTACCGAGAATGCCTTCTCGCTCGACGAGGATTTTTAA
- a CDS encoding RNA polymerase sigma factor — MKLLHSSPTIPAEPVAALRQALLHDREVALTQLYRRAFPMVRRQVKQLGGTEQDAQDVFHDALVVFYEKAMGGTLVLTASASTYLVSVSRNLWRQELSRRNRHPSTEWQEDTQAADETAEATPDSEEAFSVLSYVEQLGEKCKSILLSFYYFQQPLEQIAVTHNYSSVRSATVQKFKCLERLRKSVRAVRAELLAH, encoded by the coding sequence ATGAAACTACTTCATTCATCCCCGACAATACCAGCTGAACCGGTGGCCGCGCTTCGGCAAGCCTTGCTGCACGACCGTGAAGTCGCACTTACCCAACTTTATCGGCGGGCGTTCCCGATGGTGCGGCGGCAGGTGAAGCAGTTGGGCGGCACGGAGCAGGACGCGCAGGATGTATTCCACGATGCCTTGGTTGTATTCTACGAGAAAGCCATGGGCGGAACGTTGGTTTTAACGGCTTCGGCCAGCACGTACTTGGTAAGCGTTAGTCGGAATCTGTGGCGGCAGGAGCTCAGCCGCCGCAACCGGCATCCTTCCACCGAGTGGCAAGAGGACACGCAGGCGGCCGATGAGACGGCGGAGGCCACGCCAGACTCGGAAGAGGCCTTTTCGGTGCTGAGTTATGTAGAGCAGCTGGGTGAGAAGTGTAAGAGCATTCTGCTTTCCTTCTACTACTTCCAGCAGCCTTTGGAGCAGATTGCGGTTACTCATAACTACAGTAGTGTGCGCTCGGCCACGGTGCAAAAGTTTAAGTGCCTCGAGCGGTTACGCAAATCAGTTCGGGCTGTTCGAGCCGAACTATTAGCCCACTAA
- a CDS encoding BamA/TamA family outer membrane protein: protein MLLAGWPGAAQAQVTPTPAAPNQSALQTPPLPPARPDTSTTRLRKPLRGAKFIQLNTEEADRTTLARYRFRPNAPDSLTALRTIRDVVLALQADAYLTASADTMRWSRDTVQVRIYVGEQFRWARLRNGNLGDGLLTKAGYREKFFRDQPFRPQEWTQLQQRVLAEAENQGYPFATVRLDSVALIASDIEGRVVLDRGPVIVFDSLQVLGNTKTRTQFLTRYLQIFPGQPYSQQRVDAITRLLRQLPYIQVKAEPEVRFAQGKARVYLLLDDRPANQFDAIVGVLPNPSPGPGQNKVQLTGDVTINLRNIRGGGKQLGLQWRKVDAASQLLDAQYVHPNFFGSPLEVGGNFNLYRQSDAFLTLRPRLQITYPTVRAGRISFFTEFRSSRLLSDSTFRELQALPENIDSEYTSYGLDYSKNTLDDLYFPRRGAFFSGLAAVGNKRISKNTDLNDTLYTRVPLRSTQVTLGGRAEYYYPIGRNGVLLGRVRGESLLNDRLFLNDLFRLGGLATLRGFSEFAFYASSYAVGTVEYRQFTGPDSFVFLFLDQAYLQRKLTQSTNADTPTGMGAGISFRTGAGLFQLVYSVGRSAQLSQKLALNASKIHFGITSRF, encoded by the coding sequence ATGCTGCTGGCGGGCTGGCCGGGTGCAGCACAGGCACAGGTAACACCCACTCCAGCCGCGCCCAACCAGTCAGCGCTCCAGACGCCCCCGCTGCCACCAGCCCGCCCCGACACTAGCACCACGCGCCTACGTAAGCCTCTGCGGGGGGCAAAATTTATTCAACTTAATACCGAAGAAGCAGACCGAACCACCCTCGCACGTTACCGGTTTCGTCCTAACGCCCCCGACTCGCTTACCGCTCTGCGCACCATCCGCGACGTAGTACTAGCCCTGCAAGCCGACGCTTACCTTACCGCCTCCGCCGATACTATGCGTTGGAGTCGCGATACGGTGCAAGTACGGATATATGTGGGCGAGCAATTTCGGTGGGCCCGCTTGCGCAATGGCAACCTCGGTGACGGCCTGCTGACCAAGGCCGGTTACCGCGAAAAGTTCTTCCGCGACCAGCCTTTCCGCCCCCAGGAGTGGACCCAGCTCCAACAGCGCGTCTTGGCTGAGGCCGAAAACCAGGGATACCCCTTCGCTACGGTCCGCCTCGATTCCGTCGCGCTCATTGCCTCCGATATTGAAGGCCGCGTAGTGCTCGACCGAGGCCCCGTTATCGTATTCGACTCTTTACAGGTGCTGGGGAATACCAAAACGCGAACTCAGTTTTTGACCCGATACCTGCAGATTTTCCCTGGGCAACCCTACAGCCAGCAGCGTGTAGACGCCATCACCCGGCTGCTGCGCCAGCTACCGTATATACAGGTTAAGGCTGAGCCGGAGGTGCGATTTGCCCAAGGGAAAGCGCGGGTATACCTGCTACTCGACGACCGGCCAGCCAACCAGTTCGATGCCATTGTAGGCGTACTGCCCAACCCAAGCCCCGGCCCGGGCCAGAACAAGGTGCAGCTCACCGGCGACGTGACCATCAACCTGCGCAACATTCGCGGTGGAGGCAAGCAGTTGGGGCTGCAATGGCGCAAAGTAGACGCCGCCTCTCAACTCCTCGATGCCCAATATGTGCACCCCAACTTTTTTGGCTCGCCCTTGGAGGTGGGGGGCAATTTTAATCTTTATCGACAGTCTGATGCTTTTCTAACGCTTCGCCCTCGCCTGCAGATAACCTATCCGACGGTGCGGGCCGGGCGCATCAGCTTTTTCACCGAATTTCGTAGCTCGCGCCTGCTATCCGACTCTACCTTTCGGGAGCTACAGGCTCTCCCCGAAAACATCGACTCCGAGTACACTTCTTACGGACTGGATTATTCTAAAAATACCCTCGACGACCTATATTTCCCGCGTCGGGGGGCTTTTTTTAGCGGATTAGCTGCTGTAGGCAACAAGCGCATCAGCAAAAACACCGACCTCAACGACACGCTTTACACGCGAGTCCCTCTGCGCTCTACTCAGGTTACACTCGGCGGCCGCGCAGAATACTATTATCCCATTGGCCGCAACGGTGTGCTGCTCGGTCGGGTGCGAGGAGAGTCTTTGCTCAACGACCGTCTGTTTCTCAACGACTTGTTCCGATTGGGTGGCTTGGCTACGCTGCGCGGTTTTAGTGAGTTTGCCTTCTACGCCAGTTCTTACGCTGTCGGCACCGTGGAGTACCGCCAGTTCACTGGCCCCGATTCCTTCGTGTTTCTCTTTCTCGATCAAGCGTACTTGCAACGTAAGCTAACCCAAAGCACCAACGCCGATACGCCCACGGGCATGGGCGCAGGCATTAGCTTTCGCACTGGTGCGGGCTTATTCCAGCTGGTTTATTCTGTTGGTCGATCAGCGCAGCTAAGTCAAAAACTGGCACTTAATGCCTCTAAAATTCACTTCGGCATTACCAGTCGCTTCTAG
- a CDS encoding cyclase family protein: MLATYPYHGHTFSFNPSAPLDISLPLAPGSNQVNCFWAEPVQFDTIRVGDFVGSVAEGGSTNYKRVHLTPHGNGTHTECYGHISTDPEATINRCLRRFLFVARLISVEPRQQANGDQIVMLADAQSALGAFFQTLRYCRKRLFCGRCPTIKLSATANILAPTLHT, translated from the coding sequence ATGCTTGCTACCTATCCCTACCACGGCCACACCTTTTCCTTCAACCCCAGCGCACCGCTGGATATTTCGCTGCCTCTAGCACCTGGCTCAAACCAAGTGAATTGCTTTTGGGCCGAGCCAGTACAGTTCGACACCATTCGGGTAGGCGATTTTGTGGGGAGTGTAGCGGAGGGCGGCAGCACTAATTATAAGCGTGTTCACCTCACGCCCCACGGCAACGGCACGCATACGGAGTGCTACGGCCACATTTCTACCGATCCGGAAGCGACTATCAACCGCTGCCTGCGACGCTTTCTGTTTGTGGCGCGGCTTATTTCCGTGGAGCCGCGCCAGCAGGCCAACGGTGACCAAATAGTGATGCTAGCGGACGCACAATCGGCGCTGGGGGCTTTTTTCCAGACTCTGCGGTATTGCCGGAAGCGATTATTCTGCGGACGCTGCCCAACCATAAAGCTAAGCGCAACCGCCAATATTCTGGCACCAACCCTACATACATAG
- a CDS encoding alpha/beta fold hydrolase, producing the protein MFYLIPGLGADERVFHKLRPLLHGPSQVLEWLKPIGDEPLPDYVRRMAAAIPEDQVCFVVGVSFGGVVAQEICRIRPRACAVLVSSIPDADRLPALLRLIRATRVYKLVPPPLLKLFPWAGRWYFGIDDNLEYKIFKAILRDMDSAYTSWAIKRLLHWDSTGVGSCVQILGSRDRVFPPSPAPVDYLIPGGTHFMVLTHAQEISQILNGLLHKQQAKQEAAAEKRIDIAR; encoded by the coding sequence ATGTTTTACCTGATTCCTGGTTTGGGGGCTGATGAGCGCGTTTTTCATAAGCTGCGTCCTTTGCTGCATGGTCCGTCTCAGGTGCTGGAATGGTTGAAGCCGATAGGCGATGAGCCGTTGCCGGACTACGTGCGCCGGATGGCGGCGGCAATTCCCGAGGATCAGGTCTGCTTTGTGGTGGGCGTATCGTTTGGCGGCGTGGTAGCGCAGGAAATCTGCCGTATCCGGCCGCGGGCCTGTGCGGTGCTGGTGTCCAGCATTCCGGATGCTGACCGATTACCTGCTCTACTCCGACTCATTCGGGCGACGCGGGTGTACAAATTGGTACCTCCACCTTTGCTCAAGCTTTTTCCGTGGGCCGGGCGCTGGTATTTTGGGATTGATGACAACCTGGAATACAAAATATTCAAGGCCATTCTGCGCGACATGGACTCCGCTTATACCAGTTGGGCCATCAAGCGGCTCCTACATTGGGACAGCACCGGCGTCGGGAGCTGCGTACAAATTTTGGGCTCCCGCGACCGGGTTTTTCCGCCTTCTCCTGCCCCCGTCGACTACCTTATTCCCGGCGGCACACACTTTATGGTTCTCACGCACGCGCAAGAGATAAGTCAGATTTTGAATGGCTTACTTCACAAGCAGCAGGCAAAACAAGAAGCTGCAGCCGAAAAGCGTATTGATATCGCGCGGTAA
- the rpmA gene encoding 50S ribosomal protein L27, which produces MAHKKGVGSSNNGRESHSKRLGVKIFGGQGIIAGNIIVRQRGTKHHPGQNVGIGKDHTLFAMVDGTVQFRKGRKDRSFVSVVPVIDETELTEATAA; this is translated from the coding sequence ATGGCACATAAGAAAGGCGTCGGCTCATCTAACAACGGCCGCGAATCGCATTCTAAGCGCTTGGGCGTGAAGATCTTCGGCGGTCAAGGCATTATTGCTGGCAACATCATCGTTCGTCAGCGTGGCACCAAGCATCACCCCGGTCAGAACGTGGGTATCGGCAAGGACCACACCCTGTTTGCTATGGTAGACGGCACCGTGCAGTTCCGCAAGGGCCGCAAGGACCGCTCGTTCGTATCGGTGGTACCCGTTATCGACGAGACGGAACTGACCGAAGCAACTGCTGCTTAG
- a CDS encoding ClpP family protease — protein MLTKQEFRKFAVKGQGLNGLGVDQYLHHIEGQANHFITNMTRSVIEERPTRFAEIDVFSRLIMDRIVFLGTAVDDQIANIITAQLLFLESVDAKKDILLYVNSPGGSVYAGLGIYDTMQYLAPDVATICTGLAASMGALLLAGGAAGKRSALPHARVMIHQPSGGAQGPSADIEISAREILKIRKELYDIYAHHTGKTYQQIHDDSDRDYWMRADEAKDYGLIDEVLERK, from the coding sequence ATGCTGACAAAACAAGAATTCCGCAAGTTCGCCGTCAAAGGTCAGGGCCTCAATGGCCTGGGGGTTGATCAGTATCTGCACCATATCGAAGGACAGGCAAATCATTTTATTACCAACATGACCCGCTCCGTGATTGAGGAGCGGCCTACACGCTTTGCCGAGATTGACGTATTCTCTCGCCTGATCATGGACCGCATCGTGTTCTTGGGCACCGCAGTAGATGATCAGATTGCTAACATCATCACGGCCCAACTCTTATTTTTGGAGTCAGTTGATGCTAAGAAGGATATTCTGCTTTATGTAAACTCGCCGGGGGGCTCTGTGTATGCTGGTCTGGGCATTTATGACACCATGCAATATTTGGCTCCGGATGTAGCTACTATTTGCACGGGCCTGGCGGCCTCCATGGGTGCTCTTCTACTCGCGGGCGGAGCCGCGGGCAAGCGTTCGGCCCTCCCCCACGCCCGCGTCATGATTCACCAGCCTTCCGGGGGTGCCCAAGGTCCATCCGCTGATATTGAAATCTCCGCCCGCGAAATTCTGAAGATTCGCAAAGAGCTCTACGATATTTACGCGCACCATACAGGCAAAACATACCAGCAAATTCATGACGATTCTGACCGGGACTATTGGATGCGTGCTGACGAGGCCAAAGACTATGGGCTCATTGATGAAGTGTTGGAGCGTAAATAA